A region from the Rhodohalobacter sp. 614A genome encodes:
- a CDS encoding magnesium chelatase, with amino-acid sequence MTKKETTFGQLKESGWKSVSIKEEMRRNLIRKMKNKEALFPGILGYEKTVIPQIQNAILAKHDLILLGLRGQAKTRILRMLVQLLDEYMPIVKGSEVNDDPFQPVSKYAKDLLDEEGDETPIEWIHRSRRYGEKLATPDTTVADLIGDLDPIKAASRKLALANEEVINFGLIPRTNRGIFVINELPDLQPRIQVALLNIMQERDIQIRGFNIRIPLDVSMAFSANPEDYTNRGNIITPLKDRIDSQIITHYPREMDVAVEITKQESWTDREDGVKVNIPDSYRMILENVAFEARNSEYIDQKSGVSTRMTITAMEQIISAAERRAVSNDESEVTLRITDLYAMIPALTGKLELVYEGEQEGATNVAKHIIGKAVNKTFKSYFPDPQRRSESEEEGEYQDILDWFAKGNSLEIPDLLSTTGYKNRLDQITGLSQIVKKYANDSDDNIYALMDLVIEALHQNSKLGKEDTDETRTYSDMLGSMLGGMTGFDDEDYGEG; translated from the coding sequence ATGACAAAAAAAGAAACAACGTTTGGCCAGTTAAAAGAAAGTGGTTGGAAATCCGTATCCATCAAGGAGGAAATGCGGAGAAACCTCATTCGGAAAATGAAAAACAAAGAAGCATTATTTCCTGGAATCCTGGGATATGAAAAAACGGTGATTCCACAGATTCAAAATGCAATTCTTGCCAAGCACGATTTAATCTTACTGGGACTTAGAGGACAGGCTAAAACCCGGATTTTACGGATGTTGGTCCAGTTATTGGATGAATACATGCCGATCGTTAAAGGTTCTGAAGTGAATGACGATCCCTTTCAACCCGTATCGAAATATGCCAAAGACCTGCTTGATGAAGAAGGAGATGAAACTCCAATCGAATGGATTCACAGAAGCCGGAGATATGGAGAAAAATTAGCCACTCCGGATACAACCGTTGCCGATTTAATTGGTGACCTGGACCCTATTAAAGCTGCTTCAAGAAAATTGGCTCTGGCTAATGAAGAAGTAATCAACTTTGGGTTAATTCCACGCACAAACCGTGGCATTTTTGTAATTAACGAGCTTCCGGATTTACAGCCGAGAATCCAGGTAGCCTTACTCAACATTATGCAGGAAAGAGATATTCAAATTCGTGGTTTCAATATTCGAATTCCGCTGGATGTGTCGATGGCGTTTTCTGCCAATCCCGAAGATTACACAAACCGCGGAAATATCATTACGCCTCTGAAGGACCGGATTGATTCACAAATCATCACACACTATCCGCGTGAAATGGATGTTGCTGTGGAAATCACAAAGCAGGAGTCGTGGACCGATCGGGAGGATGGAGTGAAAGTGAACATACCGGACAGCTATCGTATGATTCTGGAAAATGTGGCTTTTGAGGCCCGAAACAGCGAGTATATCGATCAGAAAAGTGGTGTGTCTACCAGGATGACAATTACAGCGATGGAGCAAATTATTTCTGCTGCTGAACGCCGGGCGGTAAGTAATGATGAATCAGAGGTAACTCTCAGGATTACGGATCTTTACGCAATGATTCCGGCCCTTACCGGAAAGCTGGAACTTGTGTATGAAGGCGAGCAGGAAGGGGCAACGAATGTAGCCAAGCACATCATTGGAAAAGCGGTGAATAAAACATTCAAGAGCTATTTCCCGGATCCCCAAAGACGGTCGGAAAGTGAGGAAGAAGGTGAATACCAGGATATTCTGGACTGGTTTGCGAAGGGAAATTCACTTGAAATTCCAGACTTGTTAAGTACTACCGGGTACAAAAACCGGTTAGATCAGATAACAGGGCTGAGCCAAATCGTAAAAAAATATGCTAACGATTCTGATGATAACATCTATGCATTGATGGATTTGGTTATTGAAGCCTTACATCAAAATTCAAAGCTTGGAAAAGAAGATACGGACGAAACCCGAACTTACTCCGACATGTTGGGAAGCATGCTTGGTGGCATGACCGGGTTTGATGATGAAGATTATGGTGAGGGCTGA
- a CDS encoding anthranilate synthase component I family protein, giving the protein MEILPKNLTIDGIYESLSGYPLMILESQLKDHRSSKSSFIAAKPQSSITATGTKVEIVENGDKQTLEMNPWEALKQFRAQKKRWLFGFLGYDLKNHTEGLESLNSPLTDVPDLYFMEPEILIKIENNEAEVLLGDFSVEMNSKNPLPGSIENELGALIRKNEYIRNVKTIQKKIHNGDFYEMNYTFPLCGSYMGDPFWLYSKMRDINPVPFGAFISDEKFSVCCASPEQFLKKQGDSILSEPIKGTAARSQDSELDAINRKQLLNEKNRAENLMIVDLVRHDLARVSKPGSVKVSNLYDVQTFGTVHQLISTVESVARDGIDLVDIIESCFPMGSMTGAPKIEVMKTTDEIEMYKRGIYSGAIGYITPDDDFDFNVVIRTAILQGDSLFYPVGGAITSDSDPELEWEECMIKSRNLTEIFAEESNL; this is encoded by the coding sequence ATGGAAATACTTCCTAAAAATTTGACGATCGACGGGATTTATGAGAGTCTGAGTGGATATCCTCTGATGATTCTTGAATCTCAACTGAAAGATCATCGCTCCTCCAAAAGTTCTTTTATCGCAGCCAAACCCCAAAGTTCAATAACCGCAACCGGTACAAAGGTTGAGATTGTAGAAAATGGGGATAAACAAACCTTGGAGATGAATCCATGGGAGGCTCTGAAACAGTTTCGTGCTCAAAAGAAAAGATGGCTTTTTGGATTTTTGGGTTATGATCTGAAGAATCATACCGAAGGTTTGGAATCACTAAATTCACCGCTGACGGACGTTCCTGATCTCTATTTCATGGAACCTGAAATTCTCATCAAAATTGAAAACAATGAAGCGGAAGTTCTTTTGGGAGATTTTTCTGTTGAGATGAACTCAAAAAACCCTCTTCCCGGTTCGATTGAAAATGAGCTGGGGGCATTAATCCGTAAGAATGAGTATATCCGGAATGTTAAAACTATCCAGAAGAAGATCCACAATGGTGATTTTTATGAAATGAATTACACCTTTCCATTATGTGGGTCCTACATGGGTGATCCTTTTTGGCTCTATTCCAAAATGCGTGACATCAATCCCGTACCTTTTGGCGCATTTATTTCTGATGAGAAATTTTCCGTTTGCTGTGCTTCTCCGGAGCAATTTCTGAAAAAACAGGGAGACAGTATTCTGTCCGAGCCAATTAAGGGAACTGCCGCCCGGTCTCAGGATAGTGAGTTGGATGCCATCAATCGTAAACAACTTCTGAATGAAAAAAATCGTGCGGAAAATTTGATGATTGTTGATTTGGTGCGGCACGATCTTGCAAGAGTTTCAAAACCGGGGTCGGTGAAAGTATCCAATTTGTATGATGTTCAGACATTCGGTACCGTTCATCAGCTTATTTCAACGGTTGAGTCCGTTGCACGCGATGGCATTGATCTTGTTGATATTATTGAAAGTTGTTTCCCGATGGGTTCGATGACCGGCGCGCCGAAAATTGAAGTAATGAAAACCACTGATGAAATTGAAATGTATAAACGTGGAATCTACTCAGGTGCCATAGGTTATATAACTCCGGACGATGATTTTGATTTTAACGTTGTCATCAGGACGGCCATTTTACAAGGCGACTCGCTTTTTTACCCGGTGGGTGGAGCCATTACCAGCGATTCTGACCCGGAGTTGGAATGGGAAGAGTGTATGATAAAATCCAGGAATTTGACAGAAATTTTTGCAGAAGAATCCAATCTTTAG
- a CDS encoding quinone-dependent dihydroorotate dehydrogenase, with product MYKYLARPLLFRLSADTTHEATVRFASSVAQHEWMKKAVGSIYSYSDPSLEQNIFGLKFPNPIGIAAGFDKNATMAPVLSKMGFGYLEIGSITANSSTGNPKPRSFRLPADRSLINRLGLNNDGVQTISRRLKKLDLPIPMGINIAKTHDPSITGEDAIQDYVYSFEILKNIADYVTLNISCPNTTEGKTFEEPETLNALLEHLEIGKDSSLPPVLIKFSVDLEDSQLEELISICEDHAIDGYVATNTSSKRVNLKSSSSVVEKIGRGGLSGKAIATRSTEMIRKIYAQTKGEKVIIGVGGISTTEDAIEKLKAGADLLQMYTALVYEGPGIVRKINKGLAQYLEKHGIEHIYHIRKIRD from the coding sequence ATGTATAAATATTTAGCCCGGCCTCTGTTATTCCGGTTATCTGCGGATACAACCCACGAGGCCACTGTTAGATTTGCTTCCTCCGTGGCCCAGCATGAATGGATGAAAAAAGCAGTAGGATCTATCTATTCCTACTCCGACCCAAGTCTCGAACAGAATATTTTCGGGTTGAAGTTTCCTAACCCCATTGGAATCGCCGCCGGCTTTGACAAGAATGCAACGATGGCCCCGGTTCTATCAAAAATGGGTTTTGGATACCTCGAAATCGGAAGTATAACTGCGAATTCATCTACAGGAAATCCCAAACCAAGAAGCTTTCGCCTTCCGGCCGACCGGTCCCTCATCAATCGCCTCGGATTGAATAACGATGGTGTTCAAACCATTTCAAGACGGTTAAAAAAACTGGATCTGCCGATTCCCATGGGTATCAATATTGCAAAAACTCATGATCCATCCATTACGGGAGAGGACGCCATCCAGGATTATGTGTACAGTTTTGAAATTCTAAAGAATATTGCCGATTACGTTACACTGAACATCTCCTGCCCCAATACAACAGAGGGTAAAACATTTGAAGAACCTGAAACGCTGAATGCTTTACTCGAGCATCTTGAGATTGGAAAAGATTCAAGCCTTCCCCCGGTTCTTATAAAATTTTCTGTTGATCTTGAAGACTCTCAGCTTGAAGAACTGATTTCCATTTGCGAAGATCACGCTATTGACGGATACGTTGCAACCAACACATCCTCCAAAAGGGTAAACTTAAAATCTTCTTCTTCGGTCGTTGAAAAAATTGGAAGAGGTGGGTTGAGTGGTAAAGCAATAGCAACGAGAAGCACCGAAATGATTCGGAAAATTTATGCCCAAACCAAAGGAGAAAAAGTAATTATTGGTGTGGGTGGAATCAGCACAACCGAAGATGCCATTGAGAAACTAAAAGCCGGTGCCGATCTTTTACAAATGTATACTGCTCTTGTCTATGAAGGGCCAGGAATTGTGAGAAAAATCAATAAAGGATTGGCTCAATATCTTGAGAAGCATGGAATTGAGCATATCTATCACATCCGAAAAATCAGAGATTGA
- the porW gene encoding type IX secretion system periplasmic lipoprotein PorW/SprE, producing MKKAVQITVLAFLLAGCGSLKQGWNNFTAYYNTFYNAKKFYNSGLEKNLNQLPEINPNQPIRVHPSPTNAGLEDFEKAIEKGSGILRSHENSKYVIPALFIIGKSYYYRSEYFAALEKFQELNALATSEDRQEAIVWLGLTYLEMSNFDQGIEILEFEMDGDMEWTPHWRAEADIVLGELYTERENWVTASEHLQNSLTNIESDEKKARTQFLLGQVFERMGDLNRALFSYNRINELRTDFDLEFNAFRKQAEVSRQIGNYDYAVSIYRRIRRDDKFLEYRSDLQYEIARSLHLKGDVDAAITSYNNVLSDRAQTPANITIAKTYYGLGEIYRDDRGDLGLAAAYFDSAASQRVDQSLLVEDFDARELATSFGEYVSIKRDIAGKDSLMNLAEMDPEELEAFIEELRQQELERMEEELEEINDQRNQMLVVDSSEEPVQAAATAEYGFLNIESPPRLADASLQFQAVWGDRPLADNWRRREAVSGSRFDQISEGSTESNQRLNRELTSTGIEPTIDTSDIPFSEEAKTQMQSEIEALNYRLGNVFFLSLDMPDSAKVYYQKVIDSGYDEELITKSIYSIAEVELLNNNPDQARQWYQKLRERDSAANFSNRLAERLDIEQGEQSDQPAAQPQPEYVFFASDSATASNELVMLSDSTSNENIRPYLLLDKAKNYMQEAKNQPGFDESIRQWYEREEAFKSQKDELQALKDSAQVILSDTSLTEEQLQHWQQIADSTLSEPDFSDVFPFEGAYWDSSRTVLSQIENQYSSSKIMPQVQILQQTLAKPSADSALADSSFDEAFEQAFDGLDGEELSEYQRCSDLGMNVNVDGGIDSFMNSLSYPSWTNDVSIRGELEYLFTIAPDGTIQSYEQISKMDRSGIPQAVEAGIENSLRFTPPEEEETVQCTVIFPFNL from the coding sequence GTGAAAAAAGCTGTTCAAATAACGGTTCTTGCATTTCTGCTTGCAGGCTGCGGAAGTCTGAAGCAAGGATGGAATAATTTTACAGCATACTACAACACATTTTACAACGCCAAGAAGTTTTACAATTCCGGGTTGGAAAAAAATCTGAATCAGCTTCCGGAAATCAATCCAAACCAGCCCATTCGGGTTCACCCTTCACCAACCAATGCTGGTTTGGAAGATTTTGAAAAAGCGATTGAAAAAGGGAGCGGCATTCTTCGAAGTCATGAGAATTCAAAATATGTAATACCGGCGTTATTCATTATCGGGAAATCTTATTACTACCGGTCTGAATATTTTGCCGCTCTCGAAAAATTCCAGGAGCTAAACGCGCTTGCAACCAGCGAAGACCGGCAGGAGGCAATTGTCTGGCTGGGTTTGACCTATCTGGAAATGTCGAACTTCGATCAGGGAATAGAAATCCTGGAGTTTGAAATGGATGGTGATATGGAGTGGACACCTCACTGGAGAGCAGAGGCGGATATTGTTCTCGGCGAGCTTTACACGGAGCGGGAGAACTGGGTGACCGCTTCAGAACATCTTCAAAACTCACTCACGAATATAGAGAGTGACGAGAAAAAAGCGCGGACTCAATTTCTGTTGGGCCAGGTTTTTGAACGGATGGGTGATTTAAATCGAGCCCTTTTTTCTTACAACAGGATCAACGAACTCCGAACAGATTTTGATCTTGAGTTCAATGCCTTTCGAAAACAAGCCGAAGTGTCGAGGCAAATCGGAAATTATGATTATGCGGTTAGCATCTACAGGAGAATCCGCCGCGATGATAAATTTCTTGAATACCGCAGTGATCTTCAGTATGAAATTGCCCGTAGCCTTCACTTGAAGGGAGATGTAGATGCAGCCATCACAAGCTATAATAATGTACTTTCGGATCGGGCCCAGACGCCTGCCAATATCACCATAGCCAAAACCTATTATGGTTTGGGAGAGATATACCGCGATGATAGGGGAGATCTTGGACTGGCTGCCGCCTATTTCGATTCGGCAGCTTCTCAAAGAGTGGATCAATCATTGCTGGTTGAAGATTTTGATGCACGGGAACTGGCCACTTCTTTTGGGGAATATGTCTCCATCAAAAGAGATATTGCAGGAAAAGACAGTTTGATGAATCTTGCTGAAATGGACCCGGAAGAGTTGGAGGCATTTATCGAGGAACTGAGACAACAGGAACTGGAGAGAATGGAAGAGGAGCTTGAGGAAATAAATGATCAGCGAAACCAAATGCTGGTTGTCGATTCAAGCGAGGAACCCGTACAGGCCGCTGCCACAGCGGAATATGGATTTTTGAATATCGAAAGCCCACCAAGGCTTGCCGATGCAAGTTTGCAATTCCAGGCTGTTTGGGGCGATCGTCCTTTGGCCGATAACTGGCGTCGGCGTGAAGCTGTGAGCGGCAGCCGGTTTGATCAAATAAGTGAAGGCAGTACAGAATCGAATCAACGCCTCAACAGGGAGTTGACCTCCACAGGTATCGAGCCCACCATCGATACAAGTGATATTCCCTTTTCGGAAGAAGCGAAAACGCAGATGCAATCGGAAATCGAAGCTCTGAACTATCGGCTTGGAAATGTCTTTTTCCTCTCCTTGGATATGCCGGACAGCGCAAAGGTTTATTATCAAAAAGTGATTGATTCCGGATACGATGAAGAGCTAATTACAAAGTCCATATACTCCATTGCAGAAGTTGAACTTTTGAATAACAATCCTGATCAGGCCAGGCAATGGTATCAAAAACTCAGAGAGAGAGATTCAGCCGCGAATTTTTCAAACCGCCTTGCAGAACGACTTGACATTGAACAGGGAGAACAATCTGATCAGCCTGCCGCTCAACCACAACCTGAGTATGTTTTTTTTGCAAGTGATTCTGCCACGGCTTCAAACGAATTGGTGATGTTATCGGACAGTACATCCAATGAAAATATTCGCCCATATTTACTTTTAGACAAAGCGAAAAATTACATGCAAGAGGCCAAAAACCAACCTGGTTTCGATGAGTCGATTCGCCAATGGTACGAGAGAGAAGAAGCATTTAAATCCCAAAAAGATGAGCTTCAGGCTCTGAAAGATTCAGCGCAGGTAATACTTTCAGATACAAGCCTGACCGAAGAACAATTACAGCATTGGCAACAGATCGCAGATTCAACACTTTCCGAACCGGATTTTTCCGATGTTTTTCCCTTTGAAGGTGCTTACTGGGACAGCTCCCGGACCGTCCTTTCCCAAATTGAAAATCAATATTCTTCAAGTAAAATCATGCCTCAGGTTCAAATCCTGCAACAAACACTCGCCAAGCCAAGTGCTGATTCCGCACTTGCGGATTCTTCTTTTGATGAAGCTTTTGAACAGGCTTTCGATGGGTTGGATGGAGAGGAATTGTCGGAATATCAACGATGCAGTGATTTGGGAATGAATGTAAATGTTGACGGCGGGATCGACTCGTTTATGAATTCACTAAGTTATCCGTCCTGGACGAATGACGTTTCTATTCGGGGAGAATTGGAATACCTCTTTACAATTGCACCGGACGGAACGATACAATCCTACGAACAAATCAGCAAAATGGATCGCTCAGGCATTCCCCAGGCGGTAGAAGCCGGTATTGAAAATAGCCTTCGCTTTACTCCTCCGGAGGAAGAAGAGACTGTTCAGTGCACGGTTATTTTTCCGTTCAATCTCTGA
- the pyk gene encoding pyruvate kinase, translating into MLGSARRTKIVCTLGPSSNTLEGIEQLYQAGMNVVRINFSHGSHEDHKRTIGYVREVARKHQYSLPVLMDLQGPKIRVGNMKDGGQFVETGSIVKLTTENIEGTSEVVPIDYPNLAQDAVEGNQILVDDGLLELKIIKKNGSDLTAKVVVGGVLKSRKGVNLPDVDISMSSLTEKDIRDLEFGLDVGVDFVAMSFVRSARDVQDVISRIRAKNSNAAIIAKIEKPEAVEVIDEIIEEADGIMVARGDLGIEIPSEQVPLVQKKIIERCRMAGKPVITATQMLDSMINNPRATRAESSDVANAVVDGTDAVMLSGETAAGKYPVEAVRTMAKIIKSVEDNASSIYYSLKYRKPDWKEKQVIESLAYSCVTIADNVDAKAISTITHSGNTARRIAKFRPRVPVVAFTESQIVRRQLNLVWGVSSVRLDEIFDTDMSVKMMEDYLLEDGLVSSGDRVIIATGIPLAKRGRTNMIKVSTIKDS; encoded by the coding sequence ATGTTAGGAAGTGCCCGAAGGACTAAAATTGTCTGTACATTAGGTCCAAGTAGTAATACCCTGGAAGGGATTGAACAACTCTACCAGGCAGGAATGAACGTTGTTCGAATTAATTTTTCTCACGGTTCGCACGAAGATCACAAGCGAACCATTGGCTATGTTCGTGAAGTTGCCCGAAAGCATCAATACTCTCTACCGGTTTTGATGGATCTCCAGGGTCCGAAAATTCGCGTCGGAAATATGAAAGATGGTGGCCAGTTTGTTGAAACCGGATCCATCGTAAAGTTAACAACCGAAAATATTGAAGGAACCAGTGAAGTTGTTCCCATTGATTACCCCAATCTTGCTCAGGATGCTGTGGAGGGCAACCAGATTTTAGTTGATGATGGCCTTCTTGAGTTGAAAATCATCAAAAAGAATGGTTCTGATTTAACAGCGAAAGTGGTTGTGGGAGGAGTTTTGAAATCACGAAAAGGGGTCAACCTCCCGGATGTGGATATCTCCATGTCGTCCCTTACTGAGAAAGACATCAGGGATTTGGAGTTTGGGCTGGATGTAGGTGTGGATTTTGTAGCGATGTCTTTTGTACGGTCGGCCCGCGATGTGCAGGATGTAATTTCCCGGATTCGCGCAAAAAATAGTAATGCAGCGATTATCGCCAAGATTGAAAAACCGGAAGCTGTTGAAGTGATTGATGAAATTATTGAAGAAGCGGACGGAATTATGGTGGCCCGCGGCGATTTGGGTATTGAGATCCCGAGTGAGCAGGTTCCGCTGGTTCAGAAAAAAATTATTGAACGGTGTCGTATGGCCGGGAAACCGGTTATCACAGCTACGCAAATGCTCGATTCCATGATTAATAATCCGCGGGCAACCCGTGCAGAAAGCTCAGACGTGGCGAACGCCGTTGTTGACGGAACGGACGCGGTAATGCTTTCAGGTGAAACAGCAGCCGGAAAATACCCGGTCGAAGCGGTTAGAACGATGGCTAAGATTATTAAATCTGTTGAGGATAATGCCTCTTCTATTTACTACAGCCTGAAATACAGAAAGCCCGATTGGAAAGAGAAACAGGTTATTGAATCGCTTGCCTATTCGTGTGTTACAATTGCCGACAACGTGGATGCTAAAGCAATCAGCACGATTACACATTCCGGAAATACCGCGAGAAGAATTGCCAAATTCAGGCCCCGCGTTCCGGTTGTGGCATTTACCGAAAGCCAGATTGTGCGGCGCCAGTTAAATTTGGTTTGGGGTGTGAGTTCCGTACGGCTCGATGAAATTTTTGATACCGATATGAGCGTGAAAATGATGGAAGATTATCTTTTGGAAGACGGACTGGTGAGCAGTGGAGATAGAGTAATTATTGCTACAGGAATTCCATTGGCAAAACGAGGCCGAACCAATATGATTAAAGTAAGCACCATTAAAGACTCCTAA
- a CDS encoding GWxTD domain-containing protein: MKTKFKTASLLIILLFTGYATGCVRSSNPDVERGSTFRFQDGYPEVRMSSIGLLSEDDQALVDITTDIVLGSLIYSTKDSVRSAQVSLEIRILEKEGEFTKTVRRDFSVEADFAAGYQSQEVFTHQESIEVEPGDYDVTVTVLDQSSGKATSRSSEAEIPDPENPQINLTTVRLLGKPNAENIRATPQYTPITTYTVSAGLDSLKFMFQVTNNDMEDPLEIRSRLLKYEADTSVARPMNYNNYSPSTLPYVGVEMRGPEEIDFITRRLDQPGSVLIEFKYAMLEKGTYRFEVETTDENGDEVYKARDFSIKSEHYPTVQTPQELARPLIYLMDRGEHEEMMEIQDSDSLKAAIDRFWLSHIGNMNKAKSVISLYYERVEQANKQFTNFKEGWKTDLGMIYILFGPPWYVDRYLNTMVWSYSYDRTDPRYNYTFERPQMKNEFFPFDNYLLQRNQGYFNIQYRQIQLWLSGNILTTRI, from the coding sequence ATGAAAACCAAATTTAAAACGGCAAGCCTGTTGATAATATTACTTTTTACAGGATATGCAACAGGTTGTGTTCGCTCATCAAACCCCGATGTTGAACGAGGTTCAACATTTCGTTTCCAGGATGGATATCCAGAAGTAAGAATGTCTTCTATCGGCTTACTGAGCGAAGATGATCAAGCGTTAGTAGACATTACCACTGATATTGTTCTTGGAAGTTTAATCTATTCAACAAAAGACAGCGTACGATCGGCGCAGGTTTCTCTTGAAATTCGAATTCTTGAAAAAGAAGGAGAATTCACAAAAACGGTTCGCCGAGATTTTAGTGTAGAAGCCGACTTCGCCGCCGGCTATCAAAGCCAGGAGGTGTTTACCCATCAAGAATCTATTGAAGTAGAGCCAGGTGACTACGATGTTACTGTAACCGTTTTGGATCAGTCCTCCGGCAAGGCAACCAGCCGATCGAGCGAGGCAGAAATACCCGATCCGGAAAATCCCCAGATCAATTTAACAACTGTTCGCCTTCTTGGTAAACCAAACGCCGAGAATATTAGAGCAACCCCTCAGTATACTCCCATTACCACGTATACCGTTTCGGCCGGGTTAGATAGTCTGAAGTTTATGTTTCAGGTTACCAATAACGATATGGAAGATCCACTGGAAATTCGTTCCCGGCTTTTAAAATATGAGGCGGATACTTCTGTTGCACGCCCCATGAATTATAATAACTACAGCCCCTCAACCTTGCCATACGTGGGTGTGGAAATGAGAGGTCCGGAGGAAATCGATTTTATAACACGGCGCCTGGACCAACCCGGAAGTGTATTGATTGAATTTAAATACGCAATGCTGGAGAAGGGTACATACCGTTTTGAAGTTGAAACTACCGATGAAAATGGAGATGAAGTTTACAAAGCCAGGGATTTCTCTATTAAAAGTGAGCACTACCCCACCGTGCAAACTCCCCAAGAACTGGCCCGTCCTTTAATTTATTTGATGGACAGGGGCGAACATGAAGAAATGATGGAGATCCAGGATTCCGACTCCCTTAAAGCAGCCATTGACCGTTTCTGGTTGTCGCACATCGGTAATATGAACAAAGCAAAATCCGTCATCAGCCTTTATTATGAACGGGTTGAACAGGCTAATAAACAGTTCACTAATTTCAAAGAGGGCTGGAAAACCGATCTAGGAATGATCTACATTTTATTTGGCCCGCCCTGGTATGTAGACCGATATCTGAATACAATGGTCTGGTCATATTCTTATGACAGAACGGATCCCAGGTATAACTATACCTTTGAGCGGCCTCAAATGAAAAATGAATTCTTCCCCTTCGACAATTATTTACTTCAGCGAAATCAGGGATACTTCAATATCCAATACAGGCAGATTCAGCTTTGGCTCTCCGGAAACATTCTGACCACACGAATTTAA
- a CDS encoding BrxA/BrxB family bacilliredoxin, translating into MQFGFGVGPDTSWMRKELTDVGVEELKTPEDVDRAMKEYDKGTMLMAINSVCGCAAGNARPGLSIALENTAQKPNHLVTVFAGQDKEATARAREYFSEYPPSSPAFAFFVDGEIKAMIPRHRIEGRTREEVAQDLEMVFDAFIKEGQDKG; encoded by the coding sequence ATGCAATTTGGATTTGGCGTAGGCCCCGATACCTCCTGGATGAGGAAAGAACTTACGGATGTAGGAGTTGAAGAGCTTAAAACTCCCGAAGATGTTGACCGGGCTATGAAAGAATATGATAAGGGAACAATGCTGATGGCCATTAATTCTGTTTGTGGCTGTGCAGCTGGAAATGCCCGTCCCGGACTTTCCATCGCATTAGAAAATACGGCTCAAAAACCGAATCACCTGGTAACGGTATTTGCCGGCCAGGATAAGGAAGCGACTGCACGGGCGCGAGAATATTTTAGTGAGTATCCTCCATCTTCACCGGCATTTGCATTTTTTGTAGACGGCGAAATCAAAGCTATGATACCAAGACACAGAATTGAAGGGCGAACCCGCGAAGAAGTTGCCCAGGATCTGGAAATGGTTTTTGATGCGTTTATAAAAGAAGGTCAGGATAAAGGCTGA
- a CDS encoding superoxide dismutase has product MAYELPELPYEHDALEPSIDKRTMEIHHGKHHQGYTNKVNAALEGHPFADLPIEEVLSRIEEVPEDIRQAVINNGGGYANHSLFWTVLSPNGGGEPSGELAEAINEKFGSFDEFKDKFSSTAAGQFGSGWGWLVVDKSGDLKIISTANQDSPYMHGLTPILGVDVWEHAYYLNYQNKRPDYLSAIWNVVNWDQVEENYKNAK; this is encoded by the coding sequence ATGGCTTACGAACTTCCTGAATTACCATATGAACATGATGCGCTTGAACCAAGCATTGATAAAAGAACAATGGAGATCCATCATGGAAAGCATCATCAGGGATATACGAATAAGGTGAATGCAGCTCTTGAAGGGCATCCTTTTGCGGATCTGCCGATTGAAGAAGTGTTGAGCAGAATTGAAGAAGTTCCTGAAGACATTCGTCAGGCAGTTATCAACAATGGCGGCGGATATGCCAACCATTCACTCTTTTGGACTGTTTTGTCACCCAATGGCGGCGGAGAACCTTCCGGAGAACTTGCTGAAGCTATCAATGAGAAATTTGGCAGTTTTGATGAATTTAAAGACAAGTTTTCATCCACTGCCGCCGGACAATTCGGCTCTGGATGGGGCTGGTTGGTTGTAGATAAATCAGGCGATCTGAAAATAATCTCAACTGCGAACCAGGACAGCCCATACATGCATGGATTAACCCCTATTTTGGGCGTTGATGTTTGGGAACATGCCTACTACCTGAATTACCAAAACAAGCGTCCGGATTACTTGTCTGCAATCTGGAATGTTGTTAACTGGGATCAGGTTGAAGAGAATTACAAGAATGCCAAGTAA